A window of bacterium genomic DNA:
GTCAAAAAACAGCTTGTCTGGGTATTCGGCTTTATCAAAAGAGATATTGCATTTCCCGGACAGAAAAAGCGCACACGAAAAGGGATTTTCTTTTGATATGGTTGCCCTTTCTGGAATCGATTACATCGTAGAATCTTCACTCACGATGCCCCTGGTTGCCTCCAATGGAGATGTAGTTGGAGTCTTACAACTGGTGAATGCAAGAGAAGACGACAAAATAGTCCCTTTTAAAGAAGAAACAATAGAATTGATGAAATTTTTTGCCTCTCAAGCAGCAGCAGCTATACAGAACGCCAAGCTTATGGAAGAGCTGAAAGAGCTTCAATTAGAATCAATATACATGCTATTAACCGCTACAGAATTCAAGGATAAAGTGACAGGTGATCACATAAAAAGAATCTCTAAAGTATCTTTTTTAATTGCGAGGACGCTAAATACATCTCGCGAATTTTCTGAGTTGATTTTGTACGCAAGTCCTATGCACGATATAGGAAAAGTGGCAATCCCGGATTATATTCTTAACAAACCTGATCGTCTGAACCCAAAAGAATGGGAACTAATGAAAAAACATACCATTTTCGGTGCACAAATAATTGGAGAATCAAAATATCCACTTTTCAAAATGGCTAAAAATATAGCTCTATACCACCATGAGCGCTTTGACGGGAACGGTTACCCTTACGGACTTACTGGTGATAAAATTCCGCTGGAAGCAAAAATTGTCCAGGTCGCAGATGTATTTGACGCTCTGGTCTCCGATAGGCCTTACAAATCTGCCTGGTCTTTTCATGACGCAGCCGAATACATAAATGATATGAAGGGTGAGCAATTTGATCCTGATGTTGCAAAGGCCTTTTTAGACAAGTTAGAATTAATATTTAAACTTTATCAAAAGTCAGAAAAAAATGAATGAGGACGAACTACTCAAGATTCTCTCAAAGTATTGGGGAAGAGAAGATAATTTAATTATACCCAACGGTGACGATACCCTCGCCATCTCGGCTTACGGTGACCTTGCTTATCTGGTTACAGTAGATACAAGCTTAGAAAATGTCCACTTTACAAAGGAAATTCTCACCTTTGAGGAAATAGGATACAGAGCGGTAGCAGGAGCACTATCAGATATTGCTGCAATGGGAGGAGAACCGGTTACTATCCTCATAGACCTTGAAATACCTGAACCACAGCTGGAAAGCATCAAGTCAATCTACGATGGGATAAAAATTTTACAAGATGAATTCTTTTTTTCCATAGGCGGTGGCAATATTGTTCATGGAACCCGTTGGAGGCTTACGACCACTGTTTTGGGGATTGTGAGACGAGATTACATTTTGAGAAGGAATAACTTTAGACCCGGTGATAAAGTATATATCACCGGAGACATTGGCAGAGTCTACTATTTTTTCAGAGAACTTAAAAACTTTCACAAAGATCAGGTAATCTTCAAAAAGCTGAGAGAAAAAGTTGCGCATCCGGTACCCCGAATTAAGGAAATTCAAGAATTAAAATCCAAGTATGATCTCGGTGGTGCAATAGACATCTCTGATGGACTTGGAATCGACCTTAAAAGAGTAGCGGAGGCATCAAAAGTTAATATTGTAATAGATTTAGAGAACATTCCATACGTAGAAGAACTTAACTATTTCAAAAATCAGGAAGACTTTTACTTTGCTCTTGTTTCCAGCGGTGAAGAATATGAAGTCTGTTTCTCGTCGAAGGACGAGATAGAATTTCCGGGCGTTGCAAAAATTGGGGAAGTTCTCGAAGGACCAGGAAAGGTCTTTGGAAAGTTAGAAAATCAACTTTTCGAGATTTCAGGCCTTGGATACGATCACATTAAAAAATTAAGCGCGCACTAATTTATCCACTCTGAATCCATTTGATGAAGTGACTAAAAGAACTTTTACTTCCACATCGTCATAGTATAGGTCAAGAAGATTTTCAGGGTCAATAACAGGGTACTTTTTAACCGATTCTCTAAGTTCGCCAATCTTAACCGAATTGAAGAGTGCCCTAACCTCAACGCCCACACTACCAAGCCTATGTAGCTCTTCCAGTTTGCTATCTTCAACTCTATTGTAAGAAATATCATAGAAAAGATCTACATTTTCAAAAGGATGGAGCTTAAAATAATTTTCAATCTGCTCAAAAAGCTCAGGAATGTCTCGCTCATACATGCTGAAACCACTGGCTGGCTTGTGACCGCCGTAATCAATAAAGAGGTCACTTAAATAGTTTAGCATATCAAGGGAATTGAAACCATAGGGAACTCTAACTTCTGCCACGACTATACCATCTTCTCTTCGTCCCATCACAATAACAGGCACATTAAAGGCATCTTTCAGTTGACTTGCTACATATCCAATATATTGAGGCTCTGCATCCTTAAGGTCTATGGCAATGTAATCTCTAACTACCTTAATCAAACTTTTTGCTTTTTCCAAATATGCCTGAGCCTTCGATTGCCAATTGGTGGATGCTTCCCAAAGAGGCCTAAGAATCTCTTCAGCGGAAGCAACATCTTCAGATAGCAACAGTTGTACCCCTGCGTTTTCACCATTCACAGACTTTCCCGAGGAAACTATAGGAATAAGTTCCTCAATCGTGGGTCTCTCATTAGAATACCCATTCTGCCTACGAATCTCTTCAAAAGCCTTGACGAAATTCATTCTATACCATTCGTATGCCCTCTTGCCTTCTTCATAGAAAATCCTGTTTTCGCAAAAGAGGGGAACCCGATCCGCCAGCGTCCCTATCGCAGCAAAGATGAAAAGTTCTGGTATCTCTTCTTTAATACGATCTAAATCCCAACCAAATTTTAAGGAAAGAAGTTCCCACGCTACTTTAAAGGCAACACCACATCCCGCGAGGTAAGGGAAGGAATCACCGCCGATCTTAGGGTTTACTACAAGAGCTTTGGGAAGAGACTCTTTCACTTCGTGGTGATCTGTCACTATAACATCTATACCCTGCTCCTTGCAATACTCGACGCCTTCAAAACATGAAGTACACGAATCAACAGTAATTAAAAGCGTAGGGTTGTATTTTCCCTTTATGTAATCAATCGCTGACTTTGTTAGTCCGTACGCTTCGTTTTTCTTTGACGGGATGTAATGATATGGGTTTGATCCAAGAACTTTTAAAGTTTTTATCATAATTGCCGTTGAAGTTATACCATCTGCGTCTTCATGTCCAAAAATCAAAATACTTTCGCCTTTGCCTACAGCTTTCAATATTCTCTCAACGGCAGGAATTAAATCGGGAAGGGTCGATGGTGGTTGCAAATTGTCAAGCACTGGATTAAACGTTGCCTCAGCAAGATCAAGATTCCTTACACCCTTTTCTACAAGAACTTTTGCTAATTCTGGCGAGATTTTGTATTTCTGAGAAATTTCCTCAATAAGACTCAAGACTATCCTCCATCAGAAGAGAGCGGGTGACGGGACTCGAACCCGCGACCCTCAGCTTGGGAAGCTGATGCTCTACCAACTGAGCTACACCCGCTTAACATTAATCATCTAATTTGGTTTGGCAAATTAATACCGGCTTCTTCGTTAACTTCACAACCTTCGCTGAAACAGAGCCCAAGAACGCCTTCTCCATCCAGCTCTTTTCTTCCCGTGTGAGTATTATTAAATTATATTTTCCCTTATCCGCAAAATCAACAATCTCAATTCCCGCGTCCGCACCTTCTATCACAGAATAGCTGATACCTTTCCCTTCATATTCTGATATCAGCCTTTTTTCCAGATTCTTCTTTACCTGTTCAAGATCACCCAGCAGCCATGTCGCCCCATGCTCAACATATGGTAGAGGATACAGTTCAAAAACATTCAAAACCGTCATTTCAACATTAAATTCTTTCTTGAACTTAAGGGCAAACTCCTTAAAAGCCTTTTTTGAAACCTCAGAAAAGTCAGCAGCAAAAAGTACCTTTTTCAGTGTAAACTTGGCTCTTGATTCTTTTACGACGAGACAATTCGTTTTAACACCCTTTACAATAGTGTAGGATGTGTTTGCAATTTGGACCTTTTTAGCAGGGATCCCTACCACAACGAGGTCATACCCTTTCGAAGACTCCTCTATCACTGCCTGCGCTGGTTCTCCTTCAAGGAAGATAGACTTCACGGAAATTCCTTTTTTACTTAAGGATTCTGCCATTTTCTCCAGTTCTGAGGCTGCCCTTTCCCGAAGTTCCTCTACCTGCATCTCGAGAGACTTCACCCTCTCTGGAACATCGTAAAAAATGACCATTTCTCTAATTTTTGATGGGAAAACATGAATTAGTACTATCTGGTTTTTTCCACGTGTCAGCTCAATAGCATAATTTAAAGCAGTGTGTGAAGCGGGGCTGAAATCTACGGGGACCAACACCTTCTTAAACATTTTCAGTTACCCCATCTATTTCCCTTCTCTTTTCCATAAATTCAAGGAACTTCCATCTTTCCTGTATGAATCTCTTCAGTTCCTCTATTGCTTCAGGATAGTTGAGCAGATGAGCAAACCTTGCTTGCGATTTTAAAAATTCCTCAATTGGAACGGGATTTCTTGGCCTATAATTAATTTTATAATATCCGTTCTCAACTTCATACAGCGGCCAAAAACCTGACTCAACAGCAATTTTTGCAACTTCAATACTCTTGTTCTCGGGGTACCCCCAACCCGGAACACAGGGAGAATAAACCGCTATGAAAGTTGGTCCTTCGATAGAGAGAGCCTTTCTCACCTTTTTTACATAATCATTCCAATGGCTAACCGACGCCTGCGCAGCATAAGGTATGCCGTGAGCAGCCATTATATCTACAATGGGTTTTTTATGCTGTAATTTACCGTGCAAAACTTTTCCTGCTGGCGAGGTTGTAGTGCTTGCGCCATAAGGCGTTGAACTTGACCGCTGTATTCCTGTATTCATATATCCCTCGTTGTCATAAAGAATGTAAAGAAAATTATGGCCCCTTTCGGCCGCTCCAGAGAGGGACTGAAGACCGATATCATAGGTGCCACCGTCACCGCCAAAGGCAATAAACTTTATTTTCTTATCAGCTGGAACCACCCCTTTTCTCACCAGTGCCTTGTAGGCTGCTTCTACACCGGAAATTGTTGCAGCAGCATTTTCAAAAGCATTATGAATCCAAGGCACAGGCCACGCTCCAAAGGGGAATATCGAGGTTGTAACTTCCATACAGCCAGTCGCATTGGCCACGACAACAGGGTAATCAGATGCGCTCAGAGTCATTCTTACGACCGCAGGGAAAGGACAACCTGCACAGGCTCTGTGACCCGGTGCAAGGCTTTTATTTCTCCTGGCAAGCTCTTTTAAACTTAAAGAGAAACTGTCTGCCATCTTTTTCCTCCTATTCTCTTACGCCAACATACTCAACAAAATCTAAAGTCTTACCTTCTTTAAGTTCCTTTACGCGATTAACAATGTAAAGTGCATCGCTAAGCGGAAAATCCCTGCCTCCCAGCCCAAAGACAAAATTCATAATTCTTGGACGTGTGTCAAGGTCATAAAGTGCAGACCTTACCTCATTGAAAACCGGCCCTCCCATTGTGCTCACAGAATCCGACCTGTCCATCACACCGATCGCTTTGACATTCTTAAAGAATTCCTGAAGCACTTCATAAGGGAATGGTCTGAACACTTTCAATCTGACCAGGCCAACCTTTTCGCCCTTTTCTCTCATTACATCTACAGCCTCCTTCATTGTACCAGCTGCAGAACTCATTGAGAGAATCGCATATTCCGCGTCTTCCATTCTGTAAGCCTCAGCAAAAACGGGAAAATCAAAACCAAAACGCTTGTTGTAATCAGTAATAACCTCTTCAATAACATCCTTTGCCTTTTTCATCGCTTCGATCTGCTGCCGCTTGTGTTCAAAGTAGTAATCTGTGAGATCAAGTGGACCTACCATTATAGGATTTTCATAATCGAGGACATTGTACAGTGGCTTCCGTTTTCCCAGATATTGCCTCACTACATCGGTCTCAAGGGTCTCCACAACCTCCATTCCATGACTTATTATGAAACCATCAAGCGTTACCATAACAGGGAGATTTATCGTCTCAGCAATTTTTACAGCCTGAATCAGGGAATGATATCCTTCATTTGCATTCTCACAGTAAATTTGTATCCATCCAGAATCTCTCGATCCCATGGTATCAGAGTGATCACAGTGAATATTAATGGGTGCGGAAAGAGCCCTGTTAACTTCCGCAAGAACTATAGGCAGTCTAAGAGCTGACGCTATATAAAGCACCTCGTGCATAAGCGCCAGCCCCTGTGAAGATGTTCCTGTCATAACCCTTGCACCTGCCGTCGCAGCGCCTATGCAGGCAGACATAGCAGAATGTTCAGATTCTACCGCGACAAATTCAGTATCTACCTCACCATCAGCTACATACTTTGAGAAGATTTGCACAATTTCAGTTGCTGGCGTAATAGGATAAGCTGCAACAACATCGGGATTGATTTGCTTCATTGCAAATGCAAAAGCCTCATTCCCGGTTAAAGCCTGCTTTACTTTCAAAGTTTCAGACATTTAAAACTCCTCCTTTTCCATATGTATCGCTTTTATTTTCGGTGGA
This region includes:
- a CDS encoding HD domain-containing protein yields the protein MNSQTISVRFMHMNDYGIYKILYEIGISLSSQPDTNKLLEKIVDEAIELAKCDDGTIYILKDDYLVFKVSKNRVLKQQSLADDILDIFSVKKIPLSKNSLSGYSALSKEILHFPDRKSAHEKGFSFDMVALSGIDYIVESSLTMPLVASNGDVVGVLQLVNAREDDKIVPFKEETIELMKFFASQAAAAIQNAKLMEELKELQLESIYMLLTATEFKDKVTGDHIKRISKVSFLIARTLNTSREFSELILYASPMHDIGKVAIPDYILNKPDRLNPKEWELMKKHTIFGAQIIGESKYPLFKMAKNIALYHHERFDGNGYPYGLTGDKIPLEAKIVQVADVFDALVSDRPYKSAWSFHDAAEYINDMKGEQFDPDVAKAFLDKLELIFKLYQKSEKNE
- the thiL gene encoding thiamine-phosphate kinase; translated protein: MNEDELLKILSKYWGREDNLIIPNGDDTLAISAYGDLAYLVTVDTSLENVHFTKEILTFEEIGYRAVAGALSDIAAMGGEPVTILIDLEIPEPQLESIKSIYDGIKILQDEFFFSIGGGNIVHGTRWRLTTTVLGIVRRDYILRRNNFRPGDKVYITGDIGRVYYFFRELKNFHKDQVIFKKLREKVAHPVPRIKEIQELKSKYDLGGAIDISDGLGIDLKRVAEASKVNIVIDLENIPYVEELNYFKNQEDFYFALVSSGEEYEVCFSSKDEIEFPGVAKIGEVLEGPGKVFGKLENQLFEISGLGYDHIKKLSAH
- a CDS encoding DHH family phosphoesterase, with the translated sequence MSLIEEISQKYKISPELAKVLVEKGVRNLDLAEATFNPVLDNLQPPSTLPDLIPAVERILKAVGKGESILIFGHEDADGITSTAIMIKTLKVLGSNPYHYIPSKKNEAYGLTKSAIDYIKGKYNPTLLITVDSCTSCFEGVEYCKEQGIDVIVTDHHEVKESLPKALVVNPKIGGDSFPYLAGCGVAFKVAWELLSLKFGWDLDRIKEEIPELFIFAAIGTLADRVPLFCENRIFYEEGKRAYEWYRMNFVKAFEEIRRQNGYSNERPTIEELIPIVSSGKSVNGENAGVQLLLSEDVASAEEILRPLWEASTNWQSKAQAYLEKAKSLIKVVRDYIAIDLKDAEPQYIGYVASQLKDAFNVPVIVMGRREDGIVVAEVRVPYGFNSLDMLNYLSDLFIDYGGHKPASGFSMYERDIPELFEQIENYFKLHPFENVDLFYDISYNRVEDSKLEELHRLGSVGVEVRALFNSVKIGELRESVKKYPVIDPENLLDLYYDDVEVKVLLVTSSNGFRVDKLVRA
- a CDS encoding universal stress protein, with protein sequence MFKKVLVPVDFSPASHTALNYAIELTRGKNQIVLIHVFPSKIREMVIFYDVPERVKSLEMQVEELRERAASELEKMAESLSKKGISVKSIFLEGEPAQAVIEESSKGYDLVVVGIPAKKVQIANTSYTIVKGVKTNCLVVKESRAKFTLKKVLFAADFSEVSKKAFKEFALKFKKEFNVEMTVLNVFELYPLPYVEHGATWLLGDLEQVKKNLEKRLISEYEGKGISYSVIEGADAGIEIVDFADKGKYNLIILTREEKSWMEKAFLGSVSAKVVKLTKKPVLICQTKLDD
- a CDS encoding thiamine pyrophosphate-dependent enzyme; protein product: MADSFSLSLKELARRNKSLAPGHRACAGCPFPAVVRMTLSASDYPVVVANATGCMEVTTSIFPFGAWPVPWIHNAFENAAATISGVEAAYKALVRKGVVPADKKIKFIAFGGDGGTYDIGLQSLSGAAERGHNFLYILYDNEGYMNTGIQRSSSTPYGASTTTSPAGKVLHGKLQHKKPIVDIMAAHGIPYAAQASVSHWNDYVKKVRKALSIEGPTFIAVYSPCVPGWGYPENKSIEVAKIAVESGFWPLYEVENGYYKINYRPRNPVPIEEFLKSQARFAHLLNYPEAIEELKRFIQERWKFLEFMEKRREIDGVTENV
- the porA gene encoding pyruvate ferredoxin oxidoreductase encodes the protein MSETLKVKQALTGNEAFAFAMKQINPDVVAAYPITPATEIVQIFSKYVADGEVDTEFVAVESEHSAMSACIGAATAGARVMTGTSSQGLALMHEVLYIASALRLPIVLAEVNRALSAPINIHCDHSDTMGSRDSGWIQIYCENANEGYHSLIQAVKIAETINLPVMVTLDGFIISHGMEVVETLETDVVRQYLGKRKPLYNVLDYENPIMVGPLDLTDYYFEHKRQQIEAMKKAKDVIEEVITDYNKRFGFDFPVFAEAYRMEDAEYAILSMSSAAGTMKEAVDVMREKGEKVGLVRLKVFRPFPYEVLQEFFKNVKAIGVMDRSDSVSTMGGPVFNEVRSALYDLDTRPRIMNFVFGLGGRDFPLSDALYIVNRVKELKEGKTLDFVEYVGVRE